The DNA region TTTTTGCTGCCCTCTTTGAGCGACTCCTGGAGAGGAGGAAGTCCCGATGACTCTCGGTATCGTGGTGAGCCTTGTCCTTGGCATGCTCTTTGGGGTTCTCGGCATCTTCCCCTTTCCCGAGAGGTGGGTGGATGCGGCGCTTTATGTTCTTCTTTTTGGCATTGGCATGGAGCTGGGGAGGGATGAGGAGGCTTTCCGGGAAGCCCGGAATCTGGGCTTTCGGGTGCTCTTCCTTCCCCTGGGAGCAATGGCAGGGAGTCTTGCCGGAGCGGGCGTCTTTGCCCTCTGCACCTCTTTCACCCTGGGCGAGAGTCTTGCGGTTACCTCAGGGTTTGGCTGGTACTCCCTTTCGGGGGTGCTCCTTGCCCGCCTTGGGAATCCTTCTTTAGGGCTTTTTGCCTTCGTCACCAATGTTTTTCGGGAGATTCTCACCCTCGTGGGCGTTGCGTGGGTGTACCGGGTGTTTGGGGGATGGGCGGCGGTTGCCCTTGGTGGAGCAACGAGCATGGATACAACCCTTGGGGTTCTCTTTCGGGTGAGTAAGCGCCTTGCGCCTCTTGGGATGATGAGCGGGGTGCTTCACTCGCTCTGCGTTGCCCCGTGCGTGGTGTTCTTTGCAAGGTTTCTTTAGGGCTGAGAGCTTTTATACTACTCTGGGAAATCCGCGCAGGTGCGGTTTTTGCCCTCTCTCTTTGCCTGATAGAGACACCGATCGGCTCTGTTTATGAGAGAATCGGCAAAGTCGTTTACCGTTGCGGTGGCAACCCCAATGCTTACAGTCATCTTTCGGAATGGAAATGCAGCTTGTTCTACAGCTTTTCTTATTTTTTCGGCAACTGCAATGGCACCTTTTTTGGTTGCGCCGGGAAGAATAACCACGAATTCTTCTCCCCCGTAACGCCCCACAAAGTCAGCTTGTCGCGTTGATGTTTTGAGGATTTCTGCCAGCTTCTTTAGGGCAATGTCTCCAGTAACATGGCCATAGGCGTCGTTATAAGCCTTGAAGTCGTCAATGTCTATGAAGAGAAGAGAAAGCGGTGTGTCATATCTTCGGCTCTTTTCGAGTTCATGGCTCAAGATGCTCAGCAGCATTCGCTTGTTGTAGAGCCCGGTTAAGAAATCTGTTTGGGCTTCTCTTTCCAGTTGGCTCACAAGTCTCGCATTGGCCAGAGCTATAGCTGCGAAGTTCGCATATATTTGGAAATTTCTGCTGCCGGGGTCGATTGTCGTTTCCTGGGGAGAGTATATGATGAGCAAAAGGCCAACAACGCCCAGGAAGGAATAGAGAGGATATATGATGACCCTGTTGGTTGAGATTTTCCCCAATGGATTGACTCCGTTTGGAAGTTTCAAGTCTCTCGCTTCAATGGACAGTGGTTCACCTCTAAGGAAGGCCTCACTCAGTGGAGGGGTTTCCAAGGACCATTCTTGTCCCACAAGGGAGTCCCTGTACTCACCTGTGGCCTGGATTACTTTGATCCTGCCGTTCTCATAGAGGCCCAGAGCTACCATGTCAACGTTGTAGAGAATAACGAGTGAATTGGTTATGAATTCCGCGACTTTAGAAAGCTCAACCGTAGAGATTAGGAGGTTACTGATTTCATAGATGCTGCTGAGCTCGAGTCTCTGCAGTCCCAGAACCGTTTTCTCAATAACCGCCTTCAGGGTCTCGTTGACAATCTGGCAAATCCTTTGGATAAGGTAGTACCTCTGGCTCCCGGTGTCGCTGATGGCTTCCGGTGTGGGAAGGTGAACCGCGAGGTAACCAATTTTCTGAGCGTGGGATCCAAGGGAACAGATGTGGAGTTTGCAGCCGTAGGGACATGTGAATATCTTCCCCTCTCTGCCTTGCTGTACGGTGGTAAACGCCTCCTGATAGAATCGCATGCACTCTGCGTCCTGGATTACTCGACCCTTGTTAACGCTTTGGCACGTTGCCACATCCTGGCTGAACGCAGAGAAAGGTTTGCCGCTGGCGTCAAATACGTAGATATTCATGTTGCTGATTTTTACAAGAGAATCTTGGAAATCCTGCCAGTACTTTAGCGGTATGCTGAGCAAAATGTTTGTGGGCATAGCGACACCTCACCGCAACATGTCTACTGCATCAAGTTTTCCCAGAATTTCTATCCCACCAGGAGTGATTTCGTACTCTCGAAGGTCTCTGCTGTGGCAAGTTCCACGGGCCTTGAGAATACTGAGTGCTTTCCTTATGGCTGAGTTTTTCTCTACATACCTCAGGATTATGATGTTGTCCGCAAGGAGGGATGTCTGAGTTTTTGTCACTACCAATGGGGAGAAGAGGTCCTCTGTGAGAACCGTGAATATACTTGTGACACCCTGTGCTTTCAATGTCTGTGTCAATGCCCAGAGGTAATCCTTGTACTTCTGTAAGTCGATGACACTGCTTTCGAAGGACGAGATGCTGTCGAGTACCAACCGCTCTATGTCGCTCTTTTCTATGGTTTCCATAAGTGCGAGGATATGCTTATCTACATCCAGCTCTATAGGGGAGACGAACTGCAGAGTAATTGTGCCCTTCTGTACGTATCTGCTCAGATCCCAGCCAAGCTGCGAAGCGTTGTGCATAAGCTGATTGGGAGACTCCTCGAAAGAGATGAAGAGTCCCCTTTCACCGCTGACAGCCCCTTCGAGGAGGAATTTGAGAGCAAAAGTGGTCTTGCCCGTTCCCGTACCCCCGGAAAGGAGTGTCACCGTGCCTTTCCGTAAGCCGCCGTCCAGCATCTCGTCGAGTTCCGGTATGCCAAAGGGCTTTTTGTCTTGCAATGCTGCATAGGTGAGCTTCTCTGTTTCTGGTTTCGTCCTCGGGTAGACTACTATCCCTGCCGGTGTAATTTCGAAGAGGTGTTCTCCCCGCTCGAAGTCTGTGCCCCGCAGCTTGAGTATGCGCAGGTATCTCTTCTGGAATCGCTTTTCCTCCTGCCCATAGAGGTGAAAGATGCCGTCGGCAATAGCGAACTCGCTGAGTGTGTTGGTTTCCTCTTCTCTGTACTCACCTACGAGGAAAACGGTAACCTCCCATACCGAGAGCGATGCTGCAAGGTCGAAAACAAAGGTCTTAAAGGCTTTCTCGTCGTTGAACATATCCCGTATGACTTTAAAGCTGTCAATAACCAGGATGTTGGGCCGATGCTTTCTCACCACTTCCATAATGTACTCGAGAGCTCTTACGGACCCCTCCTTGCGTATGAATGTTCCCAAATCGTCATAGATGAACCTTTCGCCAATGAAATCATCCGAGAAGAACCGGAATTCCTGGAGGTGTCGTACCAGCTTCAGTTGAGATTCCGATATAGTGGTCATGTACAGGCACCGCAGGCCATTCTTGACGTTGTTGAAGACGATGTTTTGAACCAGAATGGTCTTCCCGCTCCCCGGGCTACCCGAGACGATGTTCAGTGAGTACAGAGGTATCCCGCCGTGGAGGATTCTATCAAGATTTTCAATGCCAGTCCGGAGCCTCTCCATAATCCTTACGCCTCCTTGCCAAGCTCACTCTTGATCCTTTCAAGTATCTTTTCTGCCTTTTCGCTTCCTACAAGTTTTGCGAGGATTTCCACGTACTTGGTAATGAATCGTGTAAACATGTCGTCAATGGGGAAATCGGGTCTGTCTTTAAGGGCTTCTGCTATTTCGTTGCACGATATTCCTTTTTCGTTCCATCTCATGAGTTCTATCTCTCGGTACTCTGCAGCAACGTCAAACACAACTCGTTCTATGAGTAGCTGGACGGAGAAGGCTCCAAGATACTTGATAGACGAGGACCATATGCCGTTGAGGAGTTGCTCGTAATGGGTGATTTTCTTCGTTACTTCTGGCACTTTCATCCCTCCTCGAGAAAGTGGAGACTTGTCGTAATTTTAACACAAGCGTGCTTGCCAGAGAAAATAAACACCTGTAGGAGGCTTTAAGTGGTTTTTGAGTTAAGAGCCCTCGCGGAGGAACTGGGCGAGTTTCCTGAAGGCCTGGGCCCGGTGGCTTACGCGGTTTTTCAATTCTGCGCCGAGCTGGGCAAAGGTTTTCTCAAAGGGTGGGTACACGAATACCGGGTCGTACCCGAACCCCTTATCGCCCCGGGGTTCTTCGGCGATGTATCCTTCGCAGACCCCCTCAAAGACCCTTTCCCCCCAGGGTCCAACAACGGCCGCAACGCAGATGAACCGGGCGGTTCGCCTTTCCCGGGGAACGCCCCGAAGGCGCTCAAGAAGAAGGAGGATGCGCTCCTTTTGCGAAAGCCCTGGTCCCCCAAAGCGAGCCGAGTACAGCCCTGGCAGTCCCCCTAAGGCATCAACCTCAAGCCCTGAATCTTCTCCGACGGAAAGAAGCCCTGTCCTTTCGAATCCGGTCCGCGCCTTCAGGAGGGCATTCTCAAGGTAGGTCTTCCCGGTTTCTGCAATCTCTCCGAGGTCGGCAATTTCGTAGATGCTCTTTGCTTCAATACCGAAGGGGGTGAGGATGCCCCGTATTTCGACGAGTTTTCCTTTATTTCTTGTCACAATGTACACGGTTTCTTTCATGGGAGGCCGCGCTCGAGAATCTTCCGCTCCAGAACAAGGATTTCCTGGATGCCTTTCTGGGCAAGGTCAAGAAGAGCATTCAAAGTGTCCCGGGAGAAGGGTTCTTTTTCTGCTGTCCCCTGGACCTCCACGAGTTTCCCGCTCCCCGTCATGACGATGTTCATATCGACCTGGGCAATCGAATCTTCCTCGAAGTTCAGGTCAAGGAGCATTTCTCCATTGACGATGCCGACACTCACCGCAGCGAGGTAGTCCCGGACGATGCCCCGCTCAGGGAGCGTGCCCTCATCGAGGAAACGCCAGAGCGCGTCAACGAGGGCGATGAAAGAGCCGGTGATGGCCAGAGTACGTGTGCCTCCGTCGGCCTGGATGACGTCGCAGTCCACAAGGATCGTCCTTTCACCGAGCTTCTCGAGGTTAACGACTGAGCGCAGGGCCCGGCCGATGAGGCGCTGGATCTCGTGGGTTCTTCCTCCGATTTGCCCCTTCACGGCGTCGCGAATGTTGCGGGTCGTTGTGGCCCGGGGGAGCATGGCGTACTCGGCGGTGATCCAGCCCTGGCCGGTGTTGCGGAGGAACTGAGGTACCCGGTCCTCCATCGAGATTGCGCAGACGATGCGGTTGTTCCCCGCCTCGATGAACACGGACCCCTCGGCGTACTTTAAGTAATTCCGAACGATGCTTATCGGTCGGAGTTCATCTGGTTTTCGCCCATCGCTCCGCATCAATGTCCTCCCCTTTGCTTCTTTCAGGTATTCCCCGAGTTCCCGGAAACTACTGAACTTTGGCAATGATTCGTTCATCCCTTCGCAAAGGCTCAGAGATGTCGATGTGGCCGCAGAGGGTCTGCGTTTCTTTCCCGTCGATGAGGATTTTCACCTGCTCAATACCCGGGAAGGCGGTGAGGGTGTCCACAATGGCGTAGACGCTCAAGAACTCCTGGGATGTCCCTCCGGACTGGTTCCTGGCCATCTCAGGGCTCAGGTCGACATAGGCTGTGTTCCCCTCCACGAAGACCGCATTGAGCCTTGTTCCGTTGGGGATGGCGCTGAAGAGGTTTTTGTCCTCCGGTCCTTTGAGGAGTTCTTCAACGACCCGCTCCATCCAGCGCTCGTCTTTCACAACGCGCCGCTTTTCTTCCACTAAGGCGGTGAAATCGGCGTTTGCAAAGTACAAAACGACATCCATGGTTCCCTCCTGAGGTATTACAACTCCTGTTGGACGGGGTGTGGGCGATGGAGAGGGACGGAGAATCCGAAGAAGAAGCTCCCCGCCGTACACCACCCCGAAAAAGAGGAGCACTCCAAGGAGAATGTAAAGAAGCGCCTGCCAGGAGAAGGAACGCTTTTTCCGCTTCTTCTTCCTCCGGTGTCGGAATTCCTCCATCGCTACCCTCCCAGGAGTTTTGCAAGTTCAGGGCTTTTGGCAAAGGCTTCTATGGCGTCGGCAATGCCTTTCGCAATGCGTTCCTGGAAAGAAGAGGAGGCGAGCTTCTTTGCCTCAGTTGGATTGCTCAAAAAGCCAACCTCCACAAGACAGGCGGGGTAGAACATGTGCCCCAGGACCACAAGGGGCGCTTCTTTCACCCCTCGGGGGGGAAGTCCTG from Candidatus Caldatribacterium sp. includes:
- a CDS encoding lysine exporter LysO family protein, which gives rise to MTLGIVVSLVLGMLFGVLGIFPFPERWVDAALYVLLFGIGMELGRDEEAFREARNLGFRVLFLPLGAMAGSLAGAGVFALCTSFTLGESLAVTSGFGWYSLSGVLLARLGNPSLGLFAFVTNVFREILTLVGVAWVYRVFGGWAAVALGGATSMDTTLGVLFRVSKRLAPLGMMSGVLHSLCVAPCVVFFARFL
- a CDS encoding diguanylate cyclase, giving the protein MPTNILLSIPLKYWQDFQDSLVKISNMNIYVFDASGKPFSAFSQDVATCQSVNKGRVIQDAECMRFYQEAFTTVQQGREGKIFTCPYGCKLHICSLGSHAQKIGYLAVHLPTPEAISDTGSQRYYLIQRICQIVNETLKAVIEKTVLGLQRLELSSIYEISNLLISTVELSKVAEFITNSLVILYNVDMVALGLYENGRIKVIQATGEYRDSLVGQEWSLETPPLSEAFLRGEPLSIEARDLKLPNGVNPLGKISTNRVIIYPLYSFLGVVGLLLIIYSPQETTIDPGSRNFQIYANFAAIALANARLVSQLEREAQTDFLTGLYNKRMLLSILSHELEKSRRYDTPLSLLFIDIDDFKAYNDAYGHVTGDIALKKLAEILKTSTRQADFVGRYGGEEFVVILPGATKKGAIAVAEKIRKAVEQAAFPFRKMTVSIGVATATVNDFADSLINRADRCLYQAKREGKNRTCADFPE
- a CDS encoding AAA family ATPase produces the protein MERLRTGIENLDRILHGGIPLYSLNIVSGSPGSGKTILVQNIVFNNVKNGLRCLYMTTISESQLKLVRHLQEFRFFSDDFIGERFIYDDLGTFIRKEGSVRALEYIMEVVRKHRPNILVIDSFKVIRDMFNDEKAFKTFVFDLAASLSVWEVTVFLVGEYREEETNTLSEFAIADGIFHLYGQEEKRFQKRYLRILKLRGTDFERGEHLFEITPAGIVVYPRTKPETEKLTYAALQDKKPFGIPELDEMLDGGLRKGTVTLLSGGTGTGKTTFALKFLLEGAVSGERGLFISFEESPNQLMHNASQLGWDLSRYVQKGTITLQFVSPIELDVDKHILALMETIEKSDIERLVLDSISSFESSVIDLQKYKDYLWALTQTLKAQGVTSIFTVLTEDLFSPLVVTKTQTSLLADNIIILRYVEKNSAIRKALSILKARGTCHSRDLREYEITPGGIEILGKLDAVDMLR
- the rdgB gene encoding RdgB/HAM1 family non-canonical purine NTP pyrophosphatase codes for the protein MKETVYIVTRNKGKLVEIRGILTPFGIEAKSIYEIADLGEIAETGKTYLENALLKARTGFERTGLLSVGEDSGLEVDALGGLPGLYSARFGGPGLSQKERILLLLERLRGVPRERRTARFICVAAVVGPWGERVFEGVCEGYIAEEPRGDKGFGYDPVFVYPPFEKTFAQLGAELKNRVSHRAQAFRKLAQFLREGS
- the rph gene encoding ribonuclease PH encodes the protein MRSDGRKPDELRPISIVRNYLKYAEGSVFIEAGNNRIVCAISMEDRVPQFLRNTGQGWITAEYAMLPRATTTRNIRDAVKGQIGGRTHEIQRLIGRALRSVVNLEKLGERTILVDCDVIQADGGTRTLAITGSFIALVDALWRFLDEGTLPERGIVRDYLAAVSVGIVNGEMLLDLNFEEDSIAQVDMNIVMTGSGKLVEVQGTAEKEPFSRDTLNALLDLAQKGIQEILVLERKILERGLP
- a CDS encoding GerMN domain-containing protein codes for the protein MEEFRHRRKKKRKKRSFSWQALLYILLGVLLFFGVVYGGELLLRILRPSPSPTPRPTGVVIPQEGTMDVVLYFANADFTALVEEKRRVVKDERWMERVVEELLKGPEDKNLFSAIPNGTRLNAVFVEGNTAYVDLSPEMARNQSGGTSQEFLSVYAIVDTLTAFPGIEQVKILIDGKETQTLCGHIDISEPLRRDERIIAKVQ